A window of the Salvelinus sp. IW2-2015 linkage group LG3, ASM291031v2, whole genome shotgun sequence genome harbors these coding sequences:
- the LOC112067856 gene encoding LOW QUALITY PROTEIN: SLAM family member 8-like (The sequence of the model RefSeq protein was modified relative to this genomic sequence to represent the inferred CDS: inserted 1 base in 1 codon), producing MSGGPISCFXKQGILLLLLSNLHYGVGVPLIINKRVGDSVELLAGLENGHLKSLVWKYMGKDIAEFNSEVVYLPGSQFEGRLKMNTKNFSLTVRELTLQDSGDFLLTGDGDKGQIDSKTITLKVHEPISKVAIQTDIKLLANRSCTVRLVCNVSCYPNITYTWERDNEIYGDAQQIYFSLSPAERNISVKCNASNLVSWKTASATVKCRNDTTTPGT from the exons ATGTCTGGTGGTCCCATCTCCTGCT TCAAACAGGGAATACTACTTCTCCTACTCTCCAACCTCCACTATG GTGTAGGTGTTCCTCTGATCATCAACAAGAGAGTGGGGGACTCCGTGGAGCTGCTGGCAGGCTTAGAGAATGGACATTTGAAATCCTTGGTGTGGAAGTATATGGGAAAGGATATTGCAGAATTCAACTCAGAAGTTGTATATTTACCTGGATCCCAGTTTGAGGGGAGACTAAAGATGAACACCAAAAACTTCAGTTTAACAGTCAGAGAACTGACACTGCAAGACTCAGGGGATTTTCTACTTACAGGCGATGGGGACAAAGGTCAGATTGACAGTAAGACCATCACTCTGAAGGTCCACG AGCCTATATCCAAGGTGGCGATCCAGACAGACATCAAGCTATTGGCCAACCGCTCCTGTACAGTACGGCTGGTGTGCAACGTGTCCTGCTACCCCAACATTACCTACACCtgggagagagacaatgagatctACGGGGACGCCCAGCAgatttacttctctctctcaccagcagAGAGAAACATCAGTGTAAAGTGCAACGCCTCCAACCTGGTCAGTTGGAAAACTGCCTCTGCGACAGTAAAGTGTAGAAATGACACAACCACCCCAGGTACCTAG